One Sulfitobacter sp. M39 genomic window, ACAGATCGGCGCGGCCATCGTTGTTCACATCGGCGAAATTGGCGTGCCATCCGGTAGACGGGCGGCCATCGCCGGGCACATAGGGGCGCTGCGCATAGGTGCCGATGTCATAGGGCGCGCCGCGATAGCTCCCGTCGGCTTGCGCCACCTGCATCAGCTGGTCCCCCATAGAGGTGAGCATCAGCTCGTCTCGTTGGTCGCCGGTCAGGTCACGGCTGGCGATCCCCATCCCCCAAAGCGAGACTTTGACCCAGCCGTCCGCTTCGGTCAGGAACCGCTGTTCGGCGATATCCCACATCTGCTCGGCCCCGCCGGAGACGTAATAGTGTCTATCATTGGAGATTCGCAGCGATCTCAGCCCACGCGCATCCTCTGCGGCAAGCATCGACAGGGCGCAATACCCCGGCGACAGCTCTTGCGCGGTGTAGCGGAGGGAGGTGCCTTGAGTGGGCCTGAGCAGCGTGTTGGTATCACAGGCGCCAAACGGTCCGTCGGGATTGGCGCGGTCAACATAATGGCCGACAGCAAGCGTGGGAAAGGATGCGCCATCCTCCCACCAGGCGGTGAAGGCGGTGGTCCATTGATCGGTTTGCGGGATGCCCCATGCCTCTGTCACATCGGTGAACTGGCACGCCGCGCCGCCCTGAAGTACGCGGTCCGGCCCGACGCGCATGACATATAGATCAAGCAGCCCGTCACCGTTCATATCGACAGGATAGGCCCCCGTGGCCCCCGTAATCTCGGGGTCGATCACAGCCCGTTCAAAGGCGATTTTCCCCGTGTCAGAGACGTTTTTGAGCAGCAATAGCGGCGCGGTGCCGCCTGCGGCTACCAGATCGGGCAGCCCGTCGCCCGAACAGTCGAACGCCGACACACCGCCGCCGACAAAATGTTCCCACCCGCCGGTATAATGATGGTCGGGCAGGCCCGCGCTGATGTCCTGAAACAACGGATCGGCATGGGCAGCAGAGGTAAAGACACAGGCTGCCGCCATCAAACGATGGATCACGCAGCATTCTCCCCCAGCAGGGCGTCGGTCACATCGGACAGGGCCAGTGCGGCGGCCCCTTTCGCCCAGACGGACCCGCCCCAAGCGTGGATATCGACAGGGGTCGGCGCGCGACCTGCGGGTAGGATCATAGAGTTCATCTCGCTTAGTACATCGTCAACGTTCAGATAGTCATAGCGCATCCGTGCCCCGCTGAGAATGATCCGTTCGGGGTCAAACAACTGCACGATATTGGCAAGCCCGACGCTCAGGAACCGTCCGGCGCGATTGAAGATCGCGAGCGCGGCCTCGTTGCCTGCGTTCGCTTCGTCATACAGGGTTTCGATCATCGACACGGCAGAGCTTTCGGCGCGCGGGTCCCGTTCAAACGCGGTACCTGCCTCGCGGATAATGGCGTAATCGGCGACATAGGCCTCAAGACAGCCGCGCTGCCCGCAACGGCACAGGGCACCGTCCAGCTGCACCTTGGTGTGCCCCAGCTCCATCCCCGGGCCAAGGGCGCCGCGAAACAGCCGGTTGTTCAGAACCAGCCCCATGCCGACGCCGCGTTCAATGGTCACCACGGCAAAGTTGGAAATCCCCCGACCGGCCCCGAACCACAGTTCGGCCAACGTCAGCAGGTTGGTGTCGTTGTCCAAGGACACCGGCAGCCCCAGCGTTTTCGACAGCAGATCGCGCAGCGGCATATCCGTGTCCAGCATCACCGGCGACCATTTCACGATCCCGAGGCTCGCATCCACCAGCCCGGGCAGGCCTATTCCCACGGCGCTGATGTCGGACATCACGCGCCCCGATTTCTGCAACAGCCTGTCCATGAGCGAGCTGACTTCGGTCAACATATCCTCGGTAGACTGACGCAGCGACGCACTGGCGACATGGGCCTCTGCGATGATCGTACCCGCAAGGTCCAGCAAAACCGCGGTATGGCGTTCGTCCGACAGCTTCATGCCCACGACGAAACGGCTTTGCGGTGCGACCCGCAGGGCAATGGGCGGGCGGCCACGGCTGGGGCCGCGCTGGCTGTCCTCTACCTCTTGCAGCAGACCGCGCGCGATCAGATCAGAGGTGATGGTGGTCACCGACCCGGGGCTAATGTTGAGCTTGCGCGCCACATCCATGCGCGGCATCTGCCCGTTCGCGCGGACCTGTTCAAACACCTGTTGGCGCAGCGGGCGTGTATCATCCTGCGGCAAGGCCAGCAGCGGGCCACAGCCTGAAGACACAAGTTTTGACCCCTCCGACCCAAGGTCGCGAATTAGTTCGCTCGCCAAACTTTATCCTCCCGATGTATTTTGAAATTCCCCTGCAACAGGTTAATCCCTCTGTCTCCCATAGGAAATAAGCCGTGTTTTGCCGATCTGTGTCAAATTCTTTGTGTCATAATGTAAAATTTATTTTGACAACTGAATTAAAGTGCGCAACCTCATACTACGACGTCACCGATGCCACCAAGGACATCGGATCATTTCATCTGGGAGGAAAGAAATGCGTAAACTCTTTATGGCAGCGGCCGTCGCCACTGCTGGCTTCACTCAGACCGCAGCAGCCGAGGATATCACCGTCGGCGTGAGCTGGTCGAACTTCCAAGAAGAGCGCTGGAAAACAGACGAGGCCGCAATCAAGGCCGCGCTGGACGCTGCCGGTGCGAAATATGTCAGCGCCGATGCGCAATCGTCGTCGGCCAAGCAGTTGTCAGATGTGGAAAGCCTGATCGCCCAAGGCGTTGATGCGCTGATCATCCTTGCCCAAGACAGCCAGGCCATCGGCCCCGCAATCACCGCAGCCGCGGACGAAGGTATTCCGGTAGTAGGCTATGACCGCCTGATCGAAGACCCCCGCGCCTTTTACCTGACCTTCGACAACGTCGAGGTGGGCCGTATGCAAGCGCGTGCCGTGCTAGAAGCGATGCCAAAGGGCAACTATGTGATGATCAAGGGCTCGCCCACGGATCCGAACGCCGACTTCCTGCGCGGCGGCCAGCAAGAAGTGCTGCAATCCGCGATTGATGCAGGCGATATCACCATCGTTGCCGAAGCCTATACCGACGGCTGGCTGCCCGCCAACGCACAGCGCAACATGGAGCAGATCCTGACCGCGCAAGACAACAATGTTGATGCGGTTGTTGCGTCGAACGACGGGACAGCAGGCGGTGCCGTTGCCGCGCTGACCGCGCAAGGCATGGAAGGCACGCCCGTGTCCGGCCAGGACGGCGACCACGCGGCGCTGAACCGTGTTGCCAAGGGCACGCAGACCGTCAGCGTCTGGAAAGACGCCCGTGATCTGGGCAAGAACGCCGCCGAAATCGCTGTTGCCCTTGCCGGCGGCACCGAGATGGCAGACGTGGACGGCGCGCAGGAATGGACATCCCCTGCGGGCACAGCCTTGTCGGCCAAGTTTCTGGCCCCCGTGCCTGTCACCATCGACAACCTGAACGCGGTTCTGGACGCTGGCTGGATTTCGAAAGAAGCCCTGTGCCAGGGCGTGACAGACGTCGCGGCCTGTAACTAAGACCAAAACGCACACCCCGCCCCCTGATGCGGGGTGTGCCACCCGTTTGCTTCAGCCCGGCTGCCGCGCTTTGCGGCCCCGCTGATTGACATTGCGACCCAATCCGGAAGCCAATCACATGACAGATACGACCACCGAAACCGGGGCAGATGTACATCCGTCGCCGACAGCGCCCAAGCGCTCTTTTCTTAGCCAGCTCGAAATCGATACCCGTCTGTTAGGGATGATCGGTGCGTTCATTCTGGTCTGCCTCGTGTTCAACGTGCTGACCGACGGGCGCTTTCTGACGCCGCGCAATATTTTCAACCTTACGATCCAGACGGTCAGCGTTGCCATTATGGCGACCGGTATGGTCTTCGTGATCGTGACTCGTCACATCGACCTGTCTGTCGGTGCGATGCTGGCCACCTGCTCTGCCGCGATGGCGATGACCCAGACCGATATCCTGCCGCGTATGCTGGGCATGGGGCTGGGGCATCCGATGATCCCGTGGATCGCCATCGTCGTCGGCCTGCTGTTTGGCACCATCATCGGCGCGTTTCAGGGCTGGCTGATCGGGTTCCTCACGATTCCTGCCTTTATCGTGACCTTGGGCGGGCTGCTGATCTGGCGCAACGTGGCGTGGTATATGACTGACGGCCAGACCATCGGGCCGCTGGATGAAACCTTCCGCAAGTTCGGCGGGATCAACGGTACCTTGGGCGAGACATGGTCTTGGGTCGTCGGGCTAATCGCCGTGGTTCTGGCGCTTTGGGCGCTGTGGTCATCGCGCCGCAACAAGGTCACCCACGGGTTTCACGTGAAACCGTTTTGGGCCGAGGTGCTGGTCGGTCTGATCATCGCCGTGGGCATTCTGGGCTTTGTCGCGATCCTGAACGCCTACGAGGTTCCGACCGCGCGTCTGATGCGCGAATTCAAGGCCCGTGGCGATGTGATGCCCGAAGGCTATACCGCGTCGTACGGTATCCCCTATTCGGTGCTGCTGCTGATCGCGCTGGCGATTGGCATGACCGTGATGGCAAAACGCACGCGGCTGGGGCGCTATATCTTTGCCACGGGCGGTAACCCCGACGCGGCAGAGCTGTCGGGCATCAACACCCGCCTGCTGACGGTCAAGGTCTTTGCCCTGATGGGGGCCTTGGTGGCGCTGTCCGCGGTTGTTGCCTCTGCCCGTTTGACCAACCACTCGAACGACATCGGCACCTTGGACGAACTGCGTGTTATCGCGGCGGCTGTCATCGGCGGCACGGCTCTGGCAGGCGGTATAGGGACAATCCACGGGGCCATTCTGGGTGCCTTGATCATGCAATCGCTGCAATCGGGCATGGCTATGGTGGGCGTTGACGCACCGCTGCAAAACATCGTCGTCGGTGCGGTTCTTGTCTTCGCCGTCTGGATCGACATCGTCTATCGCCGCCGTATGGGAGGGAAATCATGACACCGCTTGTAGAGCTCAAGAATATCTCGCTGTCCTTCGGGGGGGTGCGTGCCGTCGATAACGTGTCGCTGGACCTGTATCCGGGCGAGGTCGTCGGCCTGTTGGGGCACAATGGCGCGGGGAAATCCACGCTGATCAAGATCCTTGCCGGTGCCTATCAGATGGACGAGGGCGAAATCTGGATCGAGGGCAAGAAAGCCAGCATCCATTCGCCCCGTGACGCCCGCCGCCACAACATCGAAACCATCTACCAGACACTGGCGCTGGCCGATAACCTTGATGCGCCCAGCAACCTGTTTCTGGGGCGCGAGCTAACCAATAAACTCGGCCTCGTGGATGACGCGCGGATGGAGGCAGAGACCCGCAAGATCATGGCGCGGCTCAACCCCAATTTTAAGAAGATAAGTGAGCCTGTTTCAGCGCTTTCGGGCGGTCAGCGGCAATCGGTTGCGATTGCCCGCGCGGTCTATTTCAACGCCAAGATCCTGATCATGGACGAACCGACCGCCGCCCTTGGGGTGCATGAAAGCAAGATGGTTGCCGATCTGATCAAAGAACTGAAGGCCCAAGGGCTTGGCATCTTCCTGATCAGCCACGACACCCGCGAGATGCTGGATCTGTGCGACCGTGTGTCGGTGATGAAAAACGGCGCGCTGATCGGCACCGAGAAGGTGGGCGACGTGACCGAGGATGACATCCTGAGCATGATCATCATGGGCAAGGCGCGCGACGCCGCATAGGTGCTGACAAAGGGGAAAACCATGTTTCTGGGGCTTGATCTGGGCACCTCTGGGCTGAAGGCCCTGCTGGTGGACGACGCCGAAAACATCATCGCGGAAAGCGTGGTGCCCTTGCAGGTGTCGCGCCCCCACGACGGCTGGGTCGAACAGGACCCGCGCGATTGGTTCACCGCCTGCGCCGATGCGATTGCGGGGCTGGGGGTTGATCTATCCGCGGTGCAGGGTATCGGGCTGAGCGGGCATATGCATGGCGCGACCCTGCTGGATGCCGCGGCCACACCGCTACGCCCCTGTATGCTGTGGAACGACACGCGCGCCGCAGCACAGGCCGCTGCGATGGATGCTGATCCGATCTGGCGCTCGGTCACGGGCAACATCGTGTTCCCCGGTTTCACCGCGCCCAAACTCGCATGGGTGCGCGACCATGAACCCGATATTTTCGCGCGGATCGACAAGGTGCTGCTGCCCAAGGACGCGCTGCGCTTCTGGCTGACCGGCGACGCGGTATCAGAGATGTCGGATGCCGCAGGCACAAGCTGGCTGGATACCGGCGCGCGCGACTGGTCCGACGCCTTGCTGGAACGGTCCGGCCTGACGCGGGCGCAGATGCCTTCGTTGGTCGAAGGATCGCAGGTGTCAGGGCATCTAAGTGGCTCTATCGCGGGACAACTGGGCCTGCCAGCGGGGATCCCCGTTGCAGGGGGCGGCGGCGATAATGCTGCGTCGGCCATCGGAATGGGTGTGGTGAAACCGGGTCAGGCGTTTGTCTCACTTGGCACCTCGGGCGTGCTGTTTGCCGCAACGCCGGGCTATGCCGCGGCACCTGAAAGCGCGCTGCACAGCTTTTGCCACGCGCTGCCGGACCTGTGGCACCAGATGGGGGTGATCCTGTCGGCCACGGATTCGCTGAATTGGCTGGCCGGTGTGTTGAACGAGGACGCGCGGACGCTCACCTCTGATCTGGGCGCGCTACAGGCCCCCGGCCGCACGATCTTTATGCCTTACCTGGGGGGCGAGCGGACGCCCCATAACGACGCCAATATCCGTGGCGGCTTCCTGCATCTGGCTCATAACACCGACCGCGCCGCCATGACCCGCGCGGTGCTGGAAGGGGTCACCCACGCCCTGCGCGATAGTTTCGACGCGATGCAGCAAACCGGCACGCGGATCGACAGTCTGATCGCCGTCGGTGGCGGGTCGCGATCCGACTATTGGCTGTCGGCTATCGCCACATCCCTGAACATGCCGATCCAGCTGCCCGCCGCGGGTGACTTTGGCGGTGCCCTTGGGGCCGCGCGCTTGGGTCGTATGGCTGCCACCGGCGCCGGGGCCGAGATCGCCGTGCCGCCCCCCATTTCCCGCGTGATAGAGCCTGTTCCGGCCCTGGTAGGCGCCTTTTCAGAGGCCCACGCCCGATATTCAGACACGTATAGCGCCGTAAAACATTTGCGCTAAGACAAGAAGGACCATCCCCATGACCAGCTTTTTCGACGGCATCCCGACGATCTCTTACGACCCGCAAGCGGACCACGATTTCGCCTATCGCAGCTATAATCCCGACGAGATGCTGATGGGCAAGACGATGGCAGAGCATTTGCGCTTTGCCGTTGCCTATTGGCACAGTTTCGCATGGGAAGGCGGCGACCCCTTTGGCGGCCAGACCTTCCTGCGCCCGTGGTTTGACACCACGATGGACGCCGCCCGCGCCAAGGCTGACACCGCGTTTGATATGTTCAATATCCTCGGTCAGCCGTATTTCTGCTTCCACGACGCCGATGTCCGCCCCGAGGGCGATACCTTTGCCGAAAGCACCGCGCGGCTGCACGAGATCACCGATTACTTTGGCGAGAAGATGGAGCAGACGGGCACCAAGCTGCTTTGGGGCACGGCCAACCTGTTTTCGAACCGCCGCTATATGTCGGGTGCCGCCACAAACCCCGACCCCGATATCTTTGCCTATGCCGCCGCGACGGTGAAGGAATGTATCGACGTCACCCATAAGCTGGGCGGCGAGAACTATGTGCTGTGGGGCGGGCGCGAAGGCTATGAAACGCTGCTGAACACCGACCTGAAACGCGAACGCGAACAGGCGGGGCGTTTCTTGCAGATGTCGGTCGACTACGCCCGCAAGATCGGCTTCAAAGGCGCTATCTTGATCGAGCCTAAACCGCAGGAACCGACCAAACACCAGTATGATTACGACGTGGCCACCGTCTATGGCTTCCTCAAGGATTATGGTCTTGAGAACGAGGTGAAGGTGAACATCGAACAGGGTCACGCCATTCTTGCCGGGCATTCCTTCGAACACGAATTGGCGATGGCCTCGGCGCTTGGGATTTTCGGGTCGATCGACATGAACCGCAACGACTACCAATCAGGCTGGGACACCGACCAATTCCCCAATTCCGTCCCCGAAGTCGCGCTGGCCTATTACGAAGTGCTGAAAGCGGGCGGTTTCACCACCGGCGGCACCAACTTTGACGCGAAACTGCGCCGCCAGTCGCTGGACGCCGAAGATCTGATCCTTGCCCATGTTGGTGCGATGGATGTCTGTGCCAAGGGCCTGAAAGCCGCCGCTGCGATGCTGGAGGGTGGCAAGCTCGAAGCGGCGCGTGACGCGCGCTATGCCGGTTGGGGCTCTGAACGCGGCCAAGGCCTGCTAAACAGCGATCTGGAGACGATCAACGCGCAGGTCAAAGCCGACGCGCTGAACCCGCAGCCCGCCTCGGGCCGTCAGGAAGCGCTGGAAAATCTGGTAAACCGCTATCTTTAAGCTGTTACATGGCGCTGCTAGGGGTCTAGGCTGACCGATAGGGGGGCCAAGATGTTCAAACGCTACGCCATTTACTATACGCCGCCGCCGGGGGATTTCGCCCGGCGGGGCGCGGCCTGGTTGGGATGGGATGTGCAGGCGGGCGAAGCTGTGGCACATCCCGATATCGAGGGGCTTGATATTGCCAAGCTGACCCAACGACCACGCAAATACGGGCTACACGGGACGGTCAAGGCGCCGTTCTTTCTGGCCGATGCCACCAGCGCGGCACAGCTGACCGAAGGCCTCGCCGCCTTTTGCAAAGGACAAGCGCCGGTGCAGTTGGACGGGCTGGCGCTGTCGCAGATCGGGCGGTTTCTGGCGCTGGTGCCACAAGGAGACACGACCGCGCTTGGCAGTCTTGCGGCCTCTGCCAATGTGGTGCTGGACGCCTTCCGCGCGCCGCTGTCAGAGGCGGAGTTTACGCGCAAGAACGCTCCCTATCTGACCGATCAGCAGCGGATTTACCTCAAAACCTACGGATACCCCCATATTATGGAGTATTTCCGCTTTCACATCACCCTCACCGGACCGCTTGCGCCCGATCAGATCGATCCCGTGAAAACGGCTCTGCATCGCTATTTAGGGTCGGATACCCCTGCCCCCTTCACCATCGATAGTCTGACGCTTTGTGGCGAGGATGCCCAGGGGCATTTTCACGAGGTCGAACGCTTCGCGCTTGGCACGTGATCTACGAAAAACGCCGCCCTACATCCCTGCAAGGCGGCGTTTTGTAAGGCGGTATGAACCGGCTTAGTAGCGGTAGTGTTCCGGCTTGAACGGGCCTTCGGGTGTGACGCCGATATAAGCGGCTTGTTCGCTGCTCAGCTGGGTCAGTTTCACGCCGATACGATCAAGGTGCAAACGGGCGACTTTCTCGTCCAGATGCTTGGGCAGGATATAGACCTTGTTCTCGTATTTGCCGGTGTTTTCCCACAGTTCGATCTGCGCCAGCACCTGGTTGGTGAAAGACGCGGACATGACGAAGGACGGGTGACCGGTCGCGTTGCCAAGGTTCAGCAGACGGCCTTCGGACAGCAGGATCAGACGGTTGCCCGAAGGCATCTCGATCATGTCGACCTGTTCCTTGATGTTGGTCCACTTGTGGTTCTTGAGCGCGGCAACCTGGATTTCATTGTCAAAGTGGCCGATGTTGCCGACGATCGCCATATCCTTCATCTCGCGCATATGCTCGATGCGGATCACGTCCTTGTTGCCGGTGGTGGTGATGAAGATGTCGGCGCTGTCCAGCACGTCTTCCAGCAGGACAACCTCGAACCCGTCCATCGCGGCTTGCAGCGCGCAGATCGGGTCAGCTTCGGTCACTTTCACGCGGGCACCGGCACCGGCCAGCGATGCGGCAGAGCCCTTGCCAACGTCGCCATAGCCACAGACGACAGCGACCTTACCGGCCATCATCACGTCTGTCGCGCGACGGATACCGTCGACCAGCGATTCACGGCAGCCGTATTTATTGTCGAACTTGGACTTGGTGACGCTGTCGTTGACGTTGATCGCGGGGAAGGGCAGCTGGCCTTGCTTCACCAGATCATACAGACGGTGGACGCCTGTGGTGGTTTCCTCGGACACGCCCTTGATCTGGTCGCGCATCTTGGTGAACCAGCCGGGGGATTGCTCCATCCGCTTTTGGATCTGCGCCTTGATCGCGACTTCTTCTTCCGACGATGGCACGGGGATCACGTCTTCGCCAGCCTCGGCACGGGCCCCCAGCAGGATGTACAGGGTCGCATCGCCGCCATCATCAAGGATCAGGTTCGGGCCTTCGGGGAACTGAAAGGATTTATCCAGGTAATCCCAATGCTCTTCCAGCGATTGCCCCTTGATCGCGAAAACAGGCGTGCCGCCTTCGGCAATCGCCGCCGCCGCGTGATCCTGGGTAGAGAAGATGTTGCACGACGCCCAACGCACATCAGCCCCCAGTGCGACAAGCGTTTCGATCAGAACAGCGGTCTGGATCGTCATGTGCAGCGAGCCCACGATGCGCGAACCGGACAGCGGTTTGCTGTCGCCATATTCCGCGCGCAAGGCCATCAGGCCGGGCATTTCGGTTTCTGCGATATCAAGTTCCTTGCGGCCATAGGCGGCAAGGCTAATGTCTTTAACGATGTAATCGTTGGCCATCGGGGCATCCCTTTTCAAAAGATCGGCTATGTATCGTATATTTGAAAAGGGCCGTAGCACTTTGATGCGGTGATCTCAACGGTGGCGGTCAAGCGTCACACGAAACGGTTACTCTGCCGAAGCGACGATCATCTCGTCCGTGGTCATCCCCGCCATCCAGTTGGCCCCCTGCGCGGTGACGCAGGCCATCCCGTTCGACAGGGTCTTTACAGCAGACCATGTGCCTGTGTCATTCGAGGCCCAGATTTGGACCGCGCCGTCGTCCTGGCCTTCAACCGGTGTTTCGCCGTACCAATCCACCAGAGACGCCTTAAGCTCTTGCGCGGACATGCAGACATCGTTTGCCATTGCAGGTGCGGCCACGGTCCCGAGGCCAAGTGCGAGTGTAAGAGCGGAAATAACAGGTTTCATGATCGTCTCCTTCGTGGGAAGAACACGGCGAAACCCGCAAATGTTCCACGTGTCAAAGGCAGAGCAATAGAATGGCGCAGCAATCCCGTGCATGGCAACGTATGTTATCCGGCCGCAGGCTTGACCTGCTGGACCCGACGCCGGTCGATATAGAGATCGAGGATATCGCCCATGGGCTGGCCTTTGTCGCGCGGTGGAACGGGCAAACGCGGGGGGATTTTGCCTATTCCGTGGCCGAACATTCGCTGCTTGTCGAAACGATTTATGGCCGGATGAACCCGAAGGCCCCGACGAAGTGGCGGTTGGCCGCGCTGCTGCATGATGCACCGGAATATGTGATCGGCGATATGATCTCTCCGGTGAAGGCGGCGGTCGGGCCGGAATATGGTGCGCTGGATGACCGGTTGATGTCCGCGATCCACATCCGCTTTGGCCTGCCTGCGGCGCTGCCGAAATCGGTCAAGCAGCAGATCAAGCGCGCCGATAAGGTCAGCGCCTGGATGGAGGCGACGCAGATCGCCGGGTTCTCGGAGGCCGAGGCGTCCAAGTTCTTTGGCCGGCCCAAGCCCGATCTGATGGAGGGGCTGTCGATCATGCTGCGCCCGCCGGTGGAAACGCGCAATGACTTCACCGCGCGGCATCTGGATTTGCTGGGCGCGCTGTGATGGTCAAGGTCCGCCCGCCAATCGCGCTGGATGCCGGCAATATGGCACAGCTCCTGAACGAGATCATCACCATCGGGGGCACCACCGCGATGACCCGCCCTGTCACCGGCAAGGATCTGACCGAATGGATGTCCAGCAACGCCGATCAAAGCGCGTGGCATGTGGCGCTGGACGATCACGAAAACGTCGTGGGGTTCCAGTGGATCAACCCGCACCCCGATCTGCCGCCCGAGGCCTGCGACATCGCGAGCTTTGTGCAGGTTGGTCGTACCGGCCTTGGCATCGGGTCAGCGCTGTTTGATGCCACCGCGCAGGCAGCGGCACGGCTGGGCTACGTCTGGATCAACGCCACGATCCGCGCCGACAACCACGGCGGGCTAACCTATTACCAAAGCCGCGGGTTTCGCGACTGGCATTATGACGAGGGGGTCTCGCTTGCCTCGGGTCAGGTCGTGGACAAGATCAGCAAACGCTACGACGTCTAGCGCGTTACTGCGGGGACCGTTTTGCCAAGATGCGCTGCAAGGTCCGGCGGTGCATGTTCAGCCGCCGCGCGGTTTCGGACACGTTTCTATCGCAAAGCTCGTAGACACGCTGGATATGTTCCCACCGCACACGATCCGCGCTCATGGGGTTTTCCGGTGGTGGCGGCATGTCATCACCCGTAGCCAGCAGCGCGTTCACGATGTCATTGGCATCAGCGGGTTTTGACAGGTAATCCGTCGCACCGATCTTGACCGCGGCGACGGCGGTGGCGATGGCACCGTAGCCGGTCAGCACCACAACCCGCGCATCGGGGCGTTTGTCGCGCAGCACCTCGACCACATCCAGCCCGTTGCCGTCCTGCAACCGCAGATCGACCACCGCATAGGCCGCGGGGCGCGCGGTCGCGATGGCCACACCGGCGGCGACGGAACCGGCGGTTTCTACGTCAAAGCCGCGCTTCTCCATCGCCTTGGCAAGGCGTCGCAGAAACGGTTCGTCATCATCCACCAGAAGGAGGGACCGATCCTCGCCGAGATCAAGCGCATTTTCCTGAACCATATC contains:
- a CDS encoding DUF1045 domain-containing protein, whose translation is MFKRYAIYYTPPPGDFARRGAAWLGWDVQAGEAVAHPDIEGLDIAKLTQRPRKYGLHGTVKAPFFLADATSAAQLTEGLAAFCKGQAPVQLDGLALSQIGRFLALVPQGDTTALGSLAASANVVLDAFRAPLSEAEFTRKNAPYLTDQQRIYLKTYGYPHIMEYFRFHITLTGPLAPDQIDPVKTALHRYLGSDTPAPFTIDSLTLCGEDAQGHFHEVERFALGT
- the ahcY gene encoding adenosylhomocysteinase, which translates into the protein MANDYIVKDISLAAYGRKELDIAETEMPGLMALRAEYGDSKPLSGSRIVGSLHMTIQTAVLIETLVALGADVRWASCNIFSTQDHAAAAIAEGGTPVFAIKGQSLEEHWDYLDKSFQFPEGPNLILDDGGDATLYILLGARAEAGEDVIPVPSSEEEVAIKAQIQKRMEQSPGWFTKMRDQIKGVSEETTTGVHRLYDLVKQGQLPFPAINVNDSVTKSKFDNKYGCRESLVDGIRRATDVMMAGKVAVVCGYGDVGKGSAASLAGAGARVKVTEADPICALQAAMDGFEVVLLEDVLDSADIFITTTGNKDVIRIEHMREMKDMAIVGNIGHFDNEIQVAALKNHKWTNIKEQVDMIEMPSGNRLILLSEGRLLNLGNATGHPSFVMSASFTNQVLAQIELWENTGKYENKVYILPKHLDEKVARLHLDRIGVKLTQLSSEQAAYIGVTPEGPFKPEHYRY
- a CDS encoding S-adenosyl-L-homocysteine hydrolase → MKPVISALTLALGLGTVAAPAMANDVCMSAQELKASLVDWYGETPVEGQDDGAVQIWASNDTGTWSAVKTLSNGMACVTAQGANWMAGMTTDEMIVASAE
- a CDS encoding HD family hydrolase, coding for MAQQSRAWQRMLSGRRLDLLDPTPVDIEIEDIAHGLAFVARWNGQTRGDFAYSVAEHSLLVETIYGRMNPKAPTKWRLAALLHDAPEYVIGDMISPVKAAVGPEYGALDDRLMSAIHIRFGLPAALPKSVKQQIKRADKVSAWMEATQIAGFSEAEASKFFGRPKPDLMEGLSIMLRPPVETRNDFTARHLDLLGAL
- a CDS encoding GNAT family N-acetyltransferase yields the protein MVKVRPPIALDAGNMAQLLNEIITIGGTTAMTRPVTGKDLTEWMSSNADQSAWHVALDDHENVVGFQWINPHPDLPPEACDIASFVQVGRTGLGIGSALFDATAQAAARLGYVWINATIRADNHGGLTYYQSRGFRDWHYDEGVSLASGQVVDKISKRYDV
- a CDS encoding ActR/PrrA/RegA family redox response regulator transcription factor, with the translated sequence MVQENALDLGEDRSLLLVDDDEPFLRRLAKAMEKRGFDVETAGSVAAGVAIATARPAAYAVVDLRLQDGNGLDVVEVLRDKRPDARVVVLTGYGAIATAVAAVKIGATDYLSKPADANDIVNALLATGDDMPPPPENPMSADRVRWEHIQRVYELCDRNVSETARRLNMHRRTLQRILAKRSPQ